In the genome of Montipora foliosa isolate CH-2021 chromosome 3, ASM3666993v2, whole genome shotgun sequence, one region contains:
- the LOC137996723 gene encoding uncharacterized protein isoform X1, producing the protein MPKHSSNRRPRVALIIMAGFNSMLSTSERARYVVLLGDVGTGKSTLVEKLTGIRGRKSDANESFTQTFEHFRVPDGSLVVADTPGGNALKDKLDHNLEIAKALNFRPVSRIFIVVKAETRIDSVVDNARKYADRFVELPMDVVGVLVTHMDMVDWTEKEFIPLIEDELGIDTVVFSWITTEHETLKKNIINTCNEEHNLTVDDENFFELFKIPSNHRKILKFTSDEVKRFSEKKKAFDEARKAFSGKELVDLVFEFQAYMTDEIVEAQKRMSETNNFTFEGDVAAIEAGHVANMVNQLRTVLYDIRTECLGYQSEHGVSELRKCPHYGTIWTKSEGCEGNTICGNRLDNVNDFRDPSHAELGTFSFRWLVDGQLRITKVSHKTVKSERSSKPQFGCGKSINWKEMATVAVPTELSDSGNVGTSDINTLQPTAANLREEPSKMIYAVGRKWSKRKKTSKPSSHGKSDINIPPPTAANSREEPSKMIHAAGTKSAKPESPPQPSNHTNKCCCIM; encoded by the exons ATGCCAAAACACTCTTCAAATCGTCGACCACGAG ttgCATTAATCATCATGGCAGGTTTCAATTCGATGCTTTCGACCTCCGAAAGAGCACGCTATGTAGTTCTTCTGGGTGATGTTGGAACTGGTAAGTCCACGTTAGTAGAGAAACTGACTGGAATAAGGGGCAGGAAATCAGATGCAAACGAGAGTTTTACACAGACCTTCGAACATTTCCGCGTCCCTGACGGCAGCCTTGTTGTAGCCGACACACCAGGCGGCAACGCATTGAAGGATAAATTGGACCACAACTTGGAGATAGCAAAGGCACTCAATTTTAGACCTGTCTCAAGAATATTTATTGTTGTTAAAGCGGAAACTCGCATTGATTCTGTGGTCGACAATGCTCGCAAGTATGCTGATCGCTTTGTAGAGCTCCCTATGGACGTAGTAGGGGTTCTTGTCACGCATATGGATATGGTAGACTGGACGGAGAAGGAATTCATACCACTGATAGAAGATGAGCTTGGTATCGATACTGTTGTCTTTTCTTGGATTACCACAGAACACGAGACACTAAAGAAAAACATAATCAATACCTGCAATGAAGAGCATAACCTGACAGTGGATGATGAGAACTTTTTTGAGCTTTTCAAAATCCCCAGCAATCATCGAAAGATTCTAAAGTTCACCAGTGATGAAGTTAAGAGGTTTTCAGAGAAGAAGAAGGCTTTCGATGAAGCAAGAAAAGCGTTCAGCGGCAAAGAATTGGTTGACCTTGTTTTTGAATTCCAGGCTTACATGACAGATGAAATTGTTGAAGCCCAGAAGAGGATGTCTGAGACCAACAACTTTACATTTGAAGGTGATGTTGCTGCCATTGAAGCTGGTCACGTTGCTAACATGGTGAATCAACTTCGCACGGTTCTCTACGATATCAGAACGGAATGTCTGGGATACCAGAGTGAGCATGGAGTATCTGAATTGCGCAAATGTCCACACTATGGTACCATTTGGACCAAGTCAGAAGGCTGTGAAGGCAATACAATCTGTGGAAATCGACTTGACAATGTCAACGACTTCAGGGATCCATCACACGCAGAACTGGGCACCTTTTCGTTTAGATGGCTTGTTGATGGCCAACTTCGCATCACCAAGGTCAGCCATAAGACCGTGAAATCTGAGAGAAGTTCGAAACCACAATTTGGATGCGGAAAGTCAATTAACTGGAAAGAGATGGCAACAGTTGCGGTCCCAACTGAATTAAGTGATTCGGGCAATGTTGGAACAAGTGATATTAATACCCTACAACCAACTGCAGCAAATCTCCGAGAGGAGCCGTCTAAAATGATATATGCTGTCGGAAGAAAGTGgtcaaaacgaaaaaaaacatCCAAGCCATCGAGCCATGGAAAAAGCGATATTAATATCCCCCCACCAACTGCAGCAAATTCCCGAGAGGAGCCGTCTAAAATGATACATGCTGCTGGAACAAAGTCGGCAAAGCCGGAAAGTCCACCCCAGCCATCGAACCAT
- the LOC137996723 gene encoding uncharacterized protein isoform X2, producing MAGFNSMLSTSERARYVVLLGDVGTGKSTLVEKLTGIRGRKSDANESFTQTFEHFRVPDGSLVVADTPGGNALKDKLDHNLEIAKALNFRPVSRIFIVVKAETRIDSVVDNARKYADRFVELPMDVVGVLVTHMDMVDWTEKEFIPLIEDELGIDTVVFSWITTEHETLKKNIINTCNEEHNLTVDDENFFELFKIPSNHRKILKFTSDEVKRFSEKKKAFDEARKAFSGKELVDLVFEFQAYMTDEIVEAQKRMSETNNFTFEGDVAAIEAGHVANMVNQLRTVLYDIRTECLGYQSEHGVSELRKCPHYGTIWTKSEGCEGNTICGNRLDNVNDFRDPSHAELGTFSFRWLVDGQLRITKVSHKTVKSERSSKPQFGCGKSINWKEMATVAVPTELSDSGNVGTSDINTLQPTAANLREEPSKMIYAVGRKWSKRKKTSKPSSHGKSDINIPPPTAANSREEPSKMIHAAGTKSAKPESPPQPSNHTNKCCCIM from the coding sequence ATGGCAGGTTTCAATTCGATGCTTTCGACCTCCGAAAGAGCACGCTATGTAGTTCTTCTGGGTGATGTTGGAACTGGTAAGTCCACGTTAGTAGAGAAACTGACTGGAATAAGGGGCAGGAAATCAGATGCAAACGAGAGTTTTACACAGACCTTCGAACATTTCCGCGTCCCTGACGGCAGCCTTGTTGTAGCCGACACACCAGGCGGCAACGCATTGAAGGATAAATTGGACCACAACTTGGAGATAGCAAAGGCACTCAATTTTAGACCTGTCTCAAGAATATTTATTGTTGTTAAAGCGGAAACTCGCATTGATTCTGTGGTCGACAATGCTCGCAAGTATGCTGATCGCTTTGTAGAGCTCCCTATGGACGTAGTAGGGGTTCTTGTCACGCATATGGATATGGTAGACTGGACGGAGAAGGAATTCATACCACTGATAGAAGATGAGCTTGGTATCGATACTGTTGTCTTTTCTTGGATTACCACAGAACACGAGACACTAAAGAAAAACATAATCAATACCTGCAATGAAGAGCATAACCTGACAGTGGATGATGAGAACTTTTTTGAGCTTTTCAAAATCCCCAGCAATCATCGAAAGATTCTAAAGTTCACCAGTGATGAAGTTAAGAGGTTTTCAGAGAAGAAGAAGGCTTTCGATGAAGCAAGAAAAGCGTTCAGCGGCAAAGAATTGGTTGACCTTGTTTTTGAATTCCAGGCTTACATGACAGATGAAATTGTTGAAGCCCAGAAGAGGATGTCTGAGACCAACAACTTTACATTTGAAGGTGATGTTGCTGCCATTGAAGCTGGTCACGTTGCTAACATGGTGAATCAACTTCGCACGGTTCTCTACGATATCAGAACGGAATGTCTGGGATACCAGAGTGAGCATGGAGTATCTGAATTGCGCAAATGTCCACACTATGGTACCATTTGGACCAAGTCAGAAGGCTGTGAAGGCAATACAATCTGTGGAAATCGACTTGACAATGTCAACGACTTCAGGGATCCATCACACGCAGAACTGGGCACCTTTTCGTTTAGATGGCTTGTTGATGGCCAACTTCGCATCACCAAGGTCAGCCATAAGACCGTGAAATCTGAGAGAAGTTCGAAACCACAATTTGGATGCGGAAAGTCAATTAACTGGAAAGAGATGGCAACAGTTGCGGTCCCAACTGAATTAAGTGATTCGGGCAATGTTGGAACAAGTGATATTAATACCCTACAACCAACTGCAGCAAATCTCCGAGAGGAGCCGTCTAAAATGATATATGCTGTCGGAAGAAAGTGgtcaaaacgaaaaaaaacatCCAAGCCATCGAGCCATGGAAAAAGCGATATTAATATCCCCCCACCAACTGCAGCAAATTCCCGAGAGGAGCCGTCTAAAATGATACATGCTGCTGGAACAAAGTCGGCAAAGCCGGAAAGTCCACCCCAGCCATCGAACCAT